From the genome of Solanum pennellii chromosome 6, SPENNV200:
GTACAGCAACTCTAGCTTTTATTCCTCTCCGTCGACCGGCTGTTTCAACCGATCTGCTTCTCCGACGCGCGTGAATCTTCACGCTCTGGCGCCGGTGAATTCTACGCCTAGTGTTAGGTTCTCCATTGACAGATCCAGTTCTCCTCGGCGTTCCATGGCGGTGTCTCAACGTGATCAGGTGGTTCGGAAGCAGATCCCGAAGAGGACGTGCTTATGCTCACCTACGACGCATCCTGGTTCGTTCAGGTGTAGTATGCATAAGAATGTGAAGAATACTCCTTCGATTTCGTATTCGCCCAGCCGATTGAATGCACGGAG
Proteins encoded in this window:
- the LOC107023472 gene encoding uncharacterized protein LOC107023472 isoform X1, which translates into the protein MANSSRRPSGPVLLKSAFERSISPTGRFCNTTTAATDAMSFASYSNSSFYSSPSTGCFNRSASPTRVNLHALAPVNSTPSVRFSIDRSSSPRRSMAVSQRDQVVRKQIPKRTCLCSPTTHPGSFRCSMHKNVKNTPSISYSPSRLNARRSAMTNSLVRICSVEGDLVKRALAALIRPSSHHQRRRGDFQPRPSRLSRMSKADNL
- the LOC107023472 gene encoding uncharacterized protein LOC107023472 isoform X2; the protein is MANSSRRPSGPVLLKSAFERSISPTGRFCNTTTAATDAMSFASYSNSSFYSSPSTGCFNRSASPTRVNLHALAPVNSTPSVRFSIDRSSSPRRSMAVSQRDQVVRKQIPKRTCLCSPTTHPGSFRCSMHKNVKNTPSISYSPSRLNARRSAMTNSLVRICSVEGDLVKRALAALIRPSSHHQRRRGW